A genomic window from Alkalihalobacillus sp. AL-G includes:
- a CDS encoding spore germination protein → MWRRLKKSQNNIRTRQKSMKQVESVDSLILTLTQSKDYLSFSLTGSTNCVISYIKTMTQPKFLHQSVLPVLKNNSLKTLEEMKEEIPVENILITTDLEEIRKKVMNGSIMIQLKETAQEVLLIPATTVETRKVSIPEVEFSVVGPKEAFVESLDTNLNLIRKRLPLPELTVRELVVGKITKTRVAVFYIDGIANLENVNTVVQRINDIEYDQIIDSSFITQMIADNSNSPFPQLLDTERPDRVTGVLVEGKIGILVDGSPHALTCPTTIVEFFSASDDYYLTWHLASSLRLVRLFAVIFSVLTTPLYVAILTYHHEMIPEDLMSTIITSRADIPFPPVLEVIILELTIELLREAGARLPSKVGQTIGIVGGIVIGTAAVDAGLTSNVLLIIVALAALASFTTPVYQIGNTIRLIRFPFLMGAQMWGLIGISMCMAFFIGHLTKLSSLGRPVFAPLYPLRIRDLKDAFVRLPFNKQSKRPMQTRPIDSVRFNPKRANEKRDIDE, encoded by the coding sequence ATGTGGAGAAGGTTGAAAAAGAGCCAAAACAATATTAGAACAAGACAAAAAAGCATGAAACAAGTGGAGTCAGTCGATTCATTGATCTTAACACTTACACAATCCAAGGACTATTTGAGTTTCAGTCTGACGGGCTCAACAAATTGTGTAATTTCTTATATAAAAACGATGACACAACCAAAGTTTCTTCATCAATCTGTTCTTCCAGTGCTTAAAAACAATTCATTGAAAACACTAGAAGAGATGAAAGAAGAGATTCCTGTCGAAAATATTTTAATAACTACGGATTTAGAGGAAATTCGAAAAAAAGTCATGAATGGCTCTATCATGATTCAGCTCAAGGAAACAGCTCAAGAGGTGCTTCTCATTCCAGCCACTACAGTTGAAACTCGTAAAGTATCTATTCCTGAGGTGGAATTTAGTGTTGTCGGGCCGAAGGAAGCTTTTGTTGAGTCGTTAGACACGAATTTAAACCTGATCCGTAAGCGTTTACCACTGCCTGAATTGACTGTTCGAGAACTTGTAGTAGGTAAAATCACTAAAACTAGGGTAGCCGTTTTTTACATCGATGGCATAGCAAATTTGGAAAACGTAAATACAGTTGTACAAAGAATAAATGATATCGAATATGACCAAATCATAGACAGTTCGTTCATTACACAAATGATCGCGGATAACTCGAATTCTCCATTTCCGCAGTTGTTGGATACAGAACGACCAGATCGTGTAACAGGAGTGCTCGTTGAAGGGAAAATTGGCATTCTTGTGGATGGATCACCACATGCGCTTACCTGTCCAACTACGATTGTTGAATTCTTTTCAGCTTCCGACGACTATTATTTAACTTGGCACTTGGCGTCATCATTACGTCTTGTCCGATTATTTGCGGTTATCTTTTCCGTATTGACAACACCGTTGTATGTTGCAATTTTGACGTATCACCATGAAATGATCCCTGAGGACTTGATGTCAACAATCATAACCTCAAGAGCGGACATTCCTTTTCCCCCAGTACTTGAAGTAATCATACTAGAGTTGACCATTGAATTACTTCGTGAAGCTGGTGCACGATTACCCTCAAAAGTCGGTCAGACAATCGGTATTGTTGGTGGTATCGTAATCGGGACGGCTGCCGTTGATGCAGGTTTGACAAGTAACGTATTACTTATCATCGTTGCTTTGGCTGCTTTAGCCTCTTTTACAACACCAGTCTATCAAATCGGTAATACAATTCGGTTGATCCGTTTTCCATTTTTAATGGGAGCACAAATGTGGGGGTTGATCGGTATTTCAATGTGTATGGCTTTTTTTATCGGTCATCTGACAAAGTTAAGTTCACTGGGTAGACCCGTCTTTGCACCATTGTACCCTCTTCGTATCCGTGATCTGAAGGATGCCTTTGTACGGCTACCATTCAATAAACAATCTAAACGTCCGATGCAAACCCGACCCATTGATTCTGTCCGTTTTAATCCGAAGCGTGCCAATGAAAAGAGGGATATAGATGAATAA
- a CDS encoding cyanophycinase — MVGKLMIIGGHEDKKGEKQILKAFAMLCDFKKIGILTTASNVPDEVFADYKNVFETIGVQEVIHFKIESKNDTDHYIHHLDQISGLFISGGDQRQLADILLESTILELIKEKRKTGLMIGGTSAGATIMGKKMILESKEENDQVNELTIGDGFGFVENLIIDQHFSQRGRFGRLVYEVGLTAEMIGIGIDENTAIICDENQLSVVGSNVVAIMDGRDLDFIVKKDEQNEMTISGIKLHLLSSAYKYSLSTGKVTEEKI; from the coding sequence GTGGTAGGTAAGCTGATGATAATTGGCGGGCATGAAGATAAAAAAGGGGAAAAGCAAATCCTTAAAGCATTTGCTATGCTATGTGACTTTAAAAAGATCGGTATTTTGACTACTGCGAGCAATGTTCCAGATGAGGTGTTTGCAGATTATAAAAACGTGTTTGAAACGATTGGTGTTCAAGAAGTTATCCATTTCAAAATTGAATCAAAAAACGATACCGACCACTATATACACCATTTAGATCAAATTAGTGGTTTGTTTATATCTGGAGGTGATCAACGTCAACTTGCCGATATTTTACTAGAAAGTACAATTCTTGAATTAATTAAAGAGAAGCGGAAAACCGGCTTAATGATCGGAGGAACAAGTGCGGGAGCAACAATTATGGGGAAGAAAATGATTCTCGAATCAAAAGAAGAAAATGACCAAGTTAATGAGTTGACCATAGGTGATGGTTTTGGTTTTGTCGAGAACCTGATTATTGATCAACACTTTTCACAAAGGGGAAGGTTTGGACGACTGGTTTATGAAGTAGGATTAACAGCAGAAATGATTGGAATCGGCATTGACGAAAACACAGCGATCATTTGTGATGAAAATCAATTAAGTGTAGTGGGAAGTAATGTCGTTGCAATTATGGATGGTCGTGATCTCGATTTTATTGTCAAGAAAGACGAACAAAATGAAATGACGATATCAGGAATAAAACTTCACTTACTATCAAGTGCGTACAAATACTCCTTAAGTACTGGAAAAGTAACAGAAGAGAAAATATGA
- a CDS encoding FAD-dependent oxidoreductase — MKHYDCIVVGGGLAGLTCALELTYEGKHVALLEAKDYIGGRTASWNEYGMHVESGFHRYIGYYSKMPKMLHKAGIDLNKIVTWEEQVEIRVPDQEKSVVMGVSPLFGPLKMVRGIIANHPSLTLKDKLSLLSFFIYGFKDYLLNPSKLDLVSVKQYAHLYDVSEDAINHLLIPLSAGIFFLPPQRYSAYVFFGLFAPGIPKFYKMRIGAFLGGMSEVMCNPIADRIKQLGGEIYLGEPVQSLLLSASKDRVLGIKTSKGEEIHTDDVVWATSVDIAKTVLENDFANEGWFGKLKNLKMMDASTFQIELTSPVLPKDITTFGPNTCLGSFSEQSRTTFQGSKGRLSIILTPPEKFIEMSAEQTLEYVLHDLHRLNIDINMDQVLDYRKIDHPNDFYSLAPGNEQYRPDQKTSVKGLILAGDYTRQPYFATMEGAVASGINAAKLVSNKT; from the coding sequence TTGAAACATTACGATTGTATTGTGGTCGGAGGCGGCCTTGCTGGACTGACCTGTGCGTTAGAACTGACTTATGAAGGGAAACATGTTGCACTTTTAGAAGCAAAAGATTATATCGGTGGAAGGACAGCTTCGTGGAATGAATATGGTATGCATGTTGAATCTGGATTCCATCGTTATATAGGCTATTATTCTAAGATGCCAAAAATGCTACATAAGGCAGGAATTGATTTGAATAAGATTGTTACTTGGGAAGAGCAAGTAGAAATACGTGTTCCCGATCAAGAAAAATCGGTTGTTATGGGGGTTTCACCTTTATTCGGTCCGTTAAAGATGGTGCGGGGGATTATTGCAAACCATCCGTCCCTGACGTTAAAAGATAAGCTATCGCTCCTTTCTTTCTTTATATATGGGTTTAAGGACTATCTACTGAACCCATCAAAACTAGATCTCGTCAGTGTTAAACAGTACGCTCACCTCTATGATGTCAGTGAAGATGCTATCAATCACTTGCTTATACCTCTTTCTGCGGGGATATTCTTCTTGCCGCCACAACGGTATTCGGCCTATGTGTTTTTCGGTCTCTTTGCCCCAGGAATCCCGAAGTTTTATAAAATGCGTATCGGTGCCTTTCTCGGAGGAATGTCTGAAGTGATGTGTAACCCGATTGCAGATCGAATAAAGCAATTAGGTGGAGAGATTTATTTGGGTGAACCGGTTCAATCATTATTGTTATCTGCCTCAAAGGATCGGGTTCTGGGTATTAAAACCTCCAAAGGGGAAGAGATCCATACTGATGATGTAGTTTGGGCAACTTCGGTAGATATCGCAAAAACTGTATTGGAAAATGACTTTGCAAATGAGGGGTGGTTCGGAAAGCTCAAAAATTTAAAAATGATGGATGCTTCAACCTTTCAGATCGAACTAACTTCACCAGTCCTGCCAAAGGATATCACTACCTTTGGTCCGAACACATGTCTTGGCAGTTTCAGTGAACAATCAAGAACAACCTTCCAGGGTTCAAAAGGACGTTTGTCGATAATCTTGACACCACCCGAAAAGTTTATCGAAATGTCAGCTGAACAAACATTGGAGTATGTTCTTCATGATTTACACCGACTGAACATCGACATAAATATGGATCAGGTCCTTGACTACCGGAAAATTGATCACCCTAATGATTTTTATAGTTTAGCCCCTGGTAACGAGCAATACCGACCTGATCAGAAAACATCTGTAAAGGGTCTCATTCTAGCGGGGGATTACACTCGACAACCTTATTTTGCAACAATGGAAGGAGCAGTCGCATCAGGTATCAATGCGGCTAAGCTTGTGTCGAACAAAACTTAA
- a CDS encoding sulfite oxidase, with protein sequence MKFIPVVRPYLTTRSILPENQETPISFTEGELISDLLFYRRNHFAYPNFISNFYSIPISGAVGLPKSFTLQEILTLPAKTIKVVLECAGNKRAFFDPKVFGEQWEKGAISQGYWKGVPLRSLFQHTGLRESATEVVFEGYDFGKRKDSNSIHNFVRSLPIGKALHPDTIIAYEYNGKPIPFKHGYPFRLIVPEWYAMASVKWIKQLIVIKNKFTGPFQSVDYVYYPDKEKDDGKFPVTTMNVNSTIQKPLDMEILDTGSYEVKGIAWTGKGMIAKVEISMDGGENWNTCDFRANSSDKYGWVSWNYHWSIHQKGEYTIMVRATDSENRMQPETPLWNRKGYGYNAMDRIKVKVE encoded by the coding sequence ATGAAGTTTATTCCAGTAGTAAGACCTTATTTGACCACGAGGAGTATATTACCTGAAAATCAAGAAACACCTATTTCATTTACTGAAGGTGAACTGATAAGTGACCTTCTTTTTTACAGACGGAATCACTTTGCTTACCCGAATTTCATATCAAACTTTTATTCGATACCGATAAGCGGAGCAGTAGGATTGCCTAAAAGCTTTACCCTGCAAGAAATCTTGACTTTACCAGCAAAGACGATCAAGGTCGTTCTGGAATGTGCCGGTAATAAAAGAGCGTTCTTTGACCCAAAGGTGTTTGGCGAACAGTGGGAAAAAGGAGCAATCAGCCAAGGATATTGGAAAGGAGTGCCGTTAAGGAGTTTATTTCAGCATACTGGATTAAGGGAAAGCGCTACGGAAGTTGTCTTTGAGGGATACGATTTTGGAAAAAGGAAAGATTCCAATTCAATTCATAATTTTGTACGTAGCCTGCCGATTGGGAAAGCTCTACATCCCGACACTATAATCGCTTATGAATACAACGGAAAACCAATTCCATTTAAACATGGCTATCCGTTCAGGCTGATTGTGCCAGAGTGGTATGCGATGGCATCGGTAAAATGGATCAAACAACTAATTGTAATCAAAAACAAATTCACGGGACCCTTTCAATCAGTCGATTATGTTTACTATCCTGATAAAGAGAAGGATGATGGAAAATTCCCTGTGACAACGATGAATGTAAACTCTACAATACAAAAGCCATTGGATATGGAAATTTTAGATACTGGTTCTTATGAAGTAAAAGGCATCGCTTGGACAGGTAAAGGGATGATCGCGAAGGTAGAAATAAGCATGGACGGTGGGGAGAATTGGAACACCTGTGACTTTCGGGCTAATTCTTCCGACAAGTATGGTTGGGTCTCGTGGAATTATCATTGGAGCATACATCAGAAGGGTGAATATACGATCATGGTACGAGCGACTGATTCAGAAAATCGAATGCAACCGGAGACACCGCTATGGAATAGAAAAGGCTATGGGTATAACGCGATGGATCGAATTAAAGTAAAAGTAGAGTAA
- a CDS encoding spore coat protein, with protein sequence MNEKDMVNDYLAALNGSIGNYGKIIAETENPQLRQALQQIRNEDEQRQFSLYQAATQKGYYKPAAQANPTQIQQVKSELTAPQQQQ encoded by the coding sequence ATGAATGAAAAAGATATGGTAAATGATTACTTAGCTGCATTGAATGGGAGCATTGGGAATTACGGAAAGATCATTGCTGAAACAGAAAACCCCCAGTTGCGCCAAGCCTTACAACAAATTAGAAATGAAGACGAACAACGGCAATTTTCACTTTATCAAGCTGCAACACAAAAGGGCTACTATAAGCCAGCAGCCCAAGCAAACCCTACTCAGATCCAGCAGGTCAAATCAGAATTGACAGCCCCCCAACAACAACAATAA
- the corA gene encoding magnesium/cobalt transporter CorA, with protein sequence MIRILAETTEGTCLKDIRLDHLEQHDIKSLWLDLNQPNEEEVNVLADYFHFHPLAIEDCLHALQRPKLEYYDQHNFLVMHAIDPETLEAKEINAFIGENFIVTFHFSDLIEVEQAWEKFNTSTSTLLKPMDVLQQLMDKLVDAYFPILYHLEDRLGKIETDTYEKSMEVMINEVFDIRGNLLKLRQSIVPMRDLLYRVLESRRFLMEDDKEERAYFQNVYDHLLKLSNMIQSNREISSDYRDSYISLNSYRMNNIIKTLTVITTIFMPLTFIAGIYGMNFEYMPELRWKYGYFLVLGLMFGIGIGMYISFRKRGWFKKD encoded by the coding sequence ATGATAAGGATTCTAGCAGAAACAACTGAAGGAACTTGCCTTAAGGATATTAGGCTTGATCATCTAGAACAACACGATATCAAATCTTTATGGCTTGACCTGAATCAACCGAATGAAGAAGAAGTGAACGTATTGGCGGATTACTTTCATTTTCATCCACTTGCTATTGAGGATTGTCTTCATGCTTTACAGAGACCAAAATTAGAATATTATGACCAACACAACTTTTTAGTCATGCATGCCATTGATCCTGAAACACTTGAAGCCAAGGAAATCAATGCATTCATTGGAGAGAACTTTATTGTCACTTTTCATTTTTCAGATTTAATAGAAGTTGAGCAAGCATGGGAGAAATTCAATACGTCGACTAGCACCTTGTTAAAACCTATGGACGTATTACAACAATTGATGGATAAATTAGTAGACGCATATTTCCCCATTCTTTATCATTTGGAGGATCGATTAGGTAAAATCGAGACTGACACGTACGAAAAGAGTATGGAGGTCATGATTAACGAGGTATTTGATATTCGCGGGAATTTACTGAAACTGCGTCAATCAATCGTACCTATGCGGGACCTGTTATACCGTGTCCTAGAATCACGCCGGTTCTTAATGGAGGATGATAAGGAGGAGCGTGCATATTTTCAAAATGTGTACGATCATTTACTGAAATTATCTAATATGATTCAATCAAATCGTGAAATTTCCTCCGATTACAGAGACAGTTATATTTCACTTAACTCCTATCGGATGAACAACATTATTAAGACATTAACAGTAATCACAACGATTTTTATGCCATTAACCTTTATTGCAGGTATTTATGGCATGAATTTTGAATATATGCCAGAGCTTCGGTGGAAGTATGGATATTTTCTTGTTCTCGGCTTAATGTTCGGAATAGGTATCGGGATGTACATCAGCTTCCGTAAAAGAGGGTGGTTTAAGAAAGACTGA
- a CDS encoding LacI family DNA-binding transcriptional regulator has product MVTIKDVARKANVSTATVSRILNNQPGFSEKTKIRVLEIIDELSYKPNAVARSLISRNTQTIGVLFPNVSSMLSSEILHGIEDVAHNHDSSVIVCHTASDGIRTNKYLKLLHEKRVDGLIFVSETLKEDYYETIQHMNIPLVLVSTMSYQHDVPYVKVDDRHAAFTGTKFLINKGHQRVGMISGPIRDPIAGTPRIAGFQDALIQHNFSVSQSDIVHENGFSFQNGKNAIPKLLKQAPDLTAIFAASDEMAIGAISALNQLGKRVPEDVSIIGYDNLQTSEMTIPPLTTVAQPFSEMGANASEMIFDMLDNGTHQTQNRIMRHEIIERESVRSI; this is encoded by the coding sequence ATGGTAACTATTAAAGACGTTGCACGAAAAGCCAACGTTTCTACAGCAACCGTATCAAGAATACTCAACAATCAACCAGGATTTTCAGAAAAGACAAAGATAAGAGTTCTGGAGATTATCGACGAGCTTTCGTACAAGCCGAATGCGGTCGCCCGTAGCTTGATCAGCCGAAACACACAAACAATTGGGGTTTTGTTCCCGAACGTTTCCAGTATGCTTTCATCAGAGATCCTACACGGGATAGAGGATGTTGCGCACAATCATGATTCGAGTGTGATTGTCTGTCATACAGCCTCGGATGGAATACGAACAAACAAATATTTAAAGCTGCTACATGAAAAGAGAGTAGACGGATTAATATTTGTAAGTGAAACGTTAAAAGAGGATTACTATGAGACCATACAGCACATGAATATCCCACTGGTACTCGTTTCAACGATGTCTTACCAGCATGATGTACCATACGTAAAAGTAGATGATCGTCACGCGGCATTCACTGGTACTAAATTCTTAATTAACAAAGGGCATCAAAGGGTTGGAATGATTAGCGGTCCTATCCGAGATCCAATTGCGGGTACACCACGTATCGCAGGCTTTCAAGACGCATTAATTCAGCATAATTTCTCTGTGAGCCAATCGGACATCGTACACGAAAATGGATTTTCATTTCAAAATGGGAAGAATGCAATCCCAAAGCTATTAAAACAAGCACCTGATCTGACCGCGATTTTTGCTGCAAGTGATGAAATGGCAATCGGTGCGATATCAGCGTTGAATCAATTGGGAAAGAGAGTACCTGAGGATGTTTCCATCATCGGTTACGATAATCTCCAAACCTCTGAGATGACGATTCCGCCACTTACGACTGTAGCACAACCGTTTTCTGAAATGGGAGCGAATGCATCTGAAATGATTTTTGATATGTTGGATAACGGAACTCATCAAACGCAAAACCGGATCATGAGACATGAGATAATTGAACGTGAAAGTGTGCGTTCTATCTAA
- a CDS encoding ABC transporter substrate-binding protein, giving the protein MMFKRSKKVLMTSLLTLTGAIVLTGCSGDDDSIEIFSNKSESVETYKAIIKDFEEKYPEINVELNAPPEAETVLKTRMTKDDMPEIMSIGGNATYGDLARAGVLHDFSESKLVDKIQPAYVKMVGDLVGEEKDGVYGLPYATNANAVIYNKDIMNELGLEVPKTWDEFINTLEVAKENDVTPIYFTLKDAWTGMIAWNSIAANVAGEEFAKQKNAGQTTFQESYDKVADKMLKLLNYGHEDNFGLGYGDGNKAFANGKSLYYLQGNWAIPEIKKINSDINLGVFAMPVLNDPAKNELVSGVDVLLTVSKEAAENKDVMKFFEFMMNEERAQKYIDEQKAFSAVKGVYQEDPVFEGIKSNFEEGKLTSFPDHYYPSGMQAANLIQEFLINKNKEDFLKNMDEEWDKVLNR; this is encoded by the coding sequence ATGATGTTTAAACGATCTAAAAAAGTATTGATGACTTCTTTACTTACCTTAACAGGAGCAATTGTTCTTACAGGCTGCTCTGGAGATGATGATTCAATCGAGATTTTCTCCAACAAATCTGAAAGTGTCGAAACGTACAAGGCTATTATTAAGGATTTTGAAGAAAAGTACCCTGAAATCAACGTCGAGCTTAATGCACCACCTGAAGCAGAAACCGTTTTGAAAACACGAATGACGAAGGATGATATGCCTGAAATCATGTCCATCGGTGGTAACGCAACGTACGGTGATCTTGCTCGTGCTGGCGTACTTCACGATTTCTCTGAATCCAAACTGGTCGATAAGATTCAACCAGCTTACGTTAAGATGGTTGGTGACCTTGTTGGGGAAGAAAAGGATGGAGTATACGGTCTTCCTTATGCGACCAACGCAAATGCTGTTATTTATAACAAAGACATTATGAACGAACTTGGACTCGAAGTACCAAAAACTTGGGACGAGTTCATCAATACACTTGAAGTAGCAAAAGAAAACGATGTGACACCAATCTACTTCACGTTGAAGGATGCATGGACAGGTATGATCGCTTGGAACTCGATCGCAGCAAACGTAGCTGGTGAAGAGTTCGCGAAACAGAAAAACGCTGGACAAACAACATTCCAGGAAAGCTATGATAAAGTAGCAGACAAGATGTTAAAGCTTCTTAACTACGGTCATGAGGATAACTTTGGACTTGGTTATGGAGATGGAAACAAAGCATTCGCAAATGGTAAAAGTCTTTATTACTTGCAAGGAAACTGGGCAATTCCCGAAATCAAAAAAATCAACTCTGACATCAACCTTGGCGTATTTGCCATGCCTGTCTTAAATGACCCAGCGAAAAACGAACTCGTATCTGGTGTCGATGTACTATTGACCGTTTCAAAAGAAGCGGCTGAAAATAAAGATGTGATGAAGTTCTTCGAATTTATGATGAATGAAGAGCGTGCACAAAAATACATTGATGAACAAAAAGCATTTTCTGCTGTGAAAGGTGTTTATCAAGAAGATCCTGTATTTGAAGGTATCAAATCAAACTTCGAAGAAGGTAAATTGACAAGCTTCCCTGATCACTATTATCCATCTGGTATGCAAGCAGCAAATCTAATTCAAGAATTTTTAATCAATAAAAACAAAGAAGATTTCTTGAAGAATATGGATGAAGAGTGGGATAAAGTCCTGAATCGATAA
- a CDS encoding carbohydrate ABC transporter permease codes for MKKERAYIWMAVPALIIFFVFHTYPALQGIFYSFTDWKGYGDWNFVGFKNYLNVFQDDRAGSAYLFTFKFAIVSTILVNIFSLFIAVGLNTKIKFQKTLRAVYFLPNILSILIVGYIFNFIFAHFLPQIADSLGITALSKNILGNPDLAWIGIVIVAVWQAVAFNTILYLAGLATISEDLYEAASIDGAGAWKKFWKITFPMIAPFFTINMVLAMKNFLMVFDHIIALTGGGPGQATESISLLIYRGGFQGGEFAYQSANAVIYFIVILVVSVVQIKILQRREVQA; via the coding sequence ATGAAGAAAGAACGTGCATACATCTGGATGGCAGTACCTGCACTCATCATTTTCTTTGTTTTTCATACGTACCCTGCTTTACAGGGAATTTTCTACAGTTTTACCGATTGGAAAGGATACGGAGACTGGAACTTTGTCGGGTTCAAAAATTATTTGAATGTCTTTCAGGATGATCGTGCTGGTAGCGCCTACCTATTTACATTCAAGTTTGCGATCGTATCTACCATTCTCGTAAATATTTTCAGTCTGTTTATTGCTGTAGGGCTTAACACTAAAATCAAGTTTCAAAAAACTCTCCGTGCTGTCTACTTTTTACCCAATATTCTAAGCATCCTGATCGTAGGTTATATTTTCAATTTTATTTTTGCTCATTTTCTACCTCAAATAGCGGATTCATTAGGAATTACAGCACTTTCGAAAAACATTCTTGGGAATCCAGATCTGGCATGGATCGGGATTGTCATTGTCGCAGTTTGGCAGGCTGTAGCTTTTAATACTATTCTTTATTTAGCTGGTCTTGCTACGATTTCAGAGGATTTGTACGAAGCAGCGAGTATTGACGGAGCAGGGGCATGGAAGAAGTTTTGGAAGATTACTTTCCCTATGATCGCACCATTTTTCACGATCAATATGGTACTTGCGATGAAAAACTTCCTGATGGTATTTGACCATATTATCGCGTTAACCGGGGGAGGGCCGGGACAGGCGACTGAATCAATATCACTTTTAATCTATCGAGGCGGTTTCCAAGGTGGCGAATTCGCTTACCAATCAGCAAACGCCGTCATTTATTTCATTGTCATTCTGGTTGTCTCTGTGGTGCAAATTAAAATATTGCAACGAAGAGAGGTGCAAGCATAA
- a CDS encoding carbohydrate ABC transporter permease produces MFGKRINWPVTVLLMLGSLLILFPLYLTITIALKTPKELANSLWALPKEWKWQNFLDAIELTNFFSALTNSLIITVSVVILTLLTNSLVAYAIARNMHKRFYKFLFYYFVSAMFIPFPIIMLPIVKQTSNWGMDNLTGLIFLYIVYGLAFNVFIYVGYIKSIPLELEDAAIIDGATRWQVFWRVIFPLLMPMNATVGILTTLWAWNDFMLPLIILSDPDLATLPLVQYIFQSQFSTDYNLAFASYLMALAPMVIVYIFAQKWIISGVMKGSLK; encoded by the coding sequence ATGTTCGGCAAACGAATCAATTGGCCGGTAACGGTTCTTCTAATGCTAGGTTCTCTACTGATTTTGTTTCCATTGTATTTAACGATTACGATTGCATTGAAAACACCGAAAGAATTGGCAAATAGTCTCTGGGCTTTACCGAAAGAATGGAAATGGCAAAACTTTTTAGATGCGATTGAATTGACAAACTTCTTTAGTGCATTGACGAACAGTTTAATCATTACCGTTTCAGTAGTTATTTTGACGTTGTTAACCAATTCACTTGTTGCATACGCAATCGCACGTAACATGCACAAGCGATTCTATAAATTCTTATTCTATTATTTTGTGAGTGCAATGTTCATTCCATTTCCAATCATTATGCTGCCGATTGTTAAACAGACAAGCAATTGGGGGATGGATAACCTAACAGGATTGATTTTCTTGTACATTGTATATGGACTAGCGTTCAATGTGTTCATATACGTGGGTTATATCAAATCGATTCCATTAGAGCTTGAAGACGCTGCGATTATTGATGGTGCTACTCGATGGCAGGTTTTCTGGCGTGTCATTTTCCCACTGTTGATGCCAATGAACGCAACAGTTGGAATTTTAACAACGTTATGGGCTTGGAACGACTTTATGCTGCCATTAATCATTTTAAGTGATCCGGACCTTGCGACATTGCCTTTAGTGCAATACATTTTCCAATCACAGTTCAGCACAGACTATAACCTTGCTTTTGCGTCATATTTGATGGCACTAGCACCGATGGTCATCGTTTATATATTTGCTCAAAAATGGATCATCAGCGGAGTTATGAAAGGTTCATTAAAATAG